Proteins from one Gimesia maris genomic window:
- a CDS encoding SDR family NAD(P)-dependent oxidoreductase produces the protein MQNLFGKKGLVTGAASGIGREIALQLAAEGVNLFLWDIDEAGLKDTAETASLVGVEVNCRICDLTDSEQISTEVQYLIDTWGTLDLLVNNAGVAFYGPTHTMSVEQWDWLLAINLHAPIQITRELLPLLLNRPEAHIVNVSSICGLVAGARFSAYQVSKFALQGFSEALRAEYSRQGLGVSSICPGPVTTRLFASAPCGREGKKTPIPPRWICTTPQQVAQRTIKAIYADQGLCLVGWVSYALYYLKRIAPWSLDLAHRFGRRKRMKKKHAPLTLQVESGTEKTPAQEIRSKAA, from the coding sequence ATGCAGAATTTATTTGGTAAAAAAGGATTAGTCACCGGAGCTGCATCGGGAATCGGTCGTGAAATCGCGCTGCAACTGGCTGCGGAAGGAGTCAACCTCTTTCTTTGGGACATTGATGAAGCCGGTCTGAAGGATACAGCGGAAACAGCTTCGCTGGTAGGAGTGGAAGTCAACTGCCGTATCTGCGATCTGACGGATTCCGAACAGATTTCTACGGAGGTTCAATACCTGATTGATACCTGGGGAACTCTGGATCTGCTGGTCAATAATGCGGGCGTGGCCTTCTACGGGCCGACGCATACGATGTCAGTAGAGCAGTGGGACTGGTTGCTGGCGATTAATTTACATGCGCCCATTCAGATCACACGCGAACTTTTACCTCTATTGCTGAATCGCCCGGAAGCACACATTGTGAATGTTTCCAGTATTTGTGGCCTGGTCGCCGGGGCTCGATTCAGTGCCTATCAGGTCAGTAAATTTGCTCTGCAAGGGTTCAGCGAAGCCCTGCGGGCTGAATACAGTCGCCAGGGGCTGGGAGTTTCTTCCATCTGTCCGGGGCCTGTCACGACACGGTTATTCGCGTCTGCACCCTGTGGTCGTGAAGGGAAAAAGACACCGATCCCTCCCCGCTGGATCTGTACCACTCCCCAACAGGTCGCACAGAGAACTATTAAAGCCATTTATGCTGATCAGGGGTTATGCCTGGTGGGCTGGGTCTCTTATGCTTTGTATTACCTGAAACGGATTGCTCCCTGGTCGCTGGATCTGGCACACCGTTTCGGCCGTCGTAAACGGATGAAGAAAAAACACGCACCGCTGACTTTACAGGTTGAATCTGGGACCGAGAAAACACCGGCTCAAGAGATCCGTTCCAAGGCTGCTTGA
- a CDS encoding DinB family protein, translating to MKISTRIEEYLAGPESLRRAIEGMSAAELDAAPIPGKWSTRQVICHIADFEPVYADRMKWIIAEDQPPLPGADHNLFAERLAYDQRDMEEELQLITVVRQNMSRILKTLNEEHFQRTGLHSHDGEVSVANLLERITHHIPHHIQMIQEKRDALQV from the coding sequence ATGAAAATCTCCACACGCATTGAAGAATATCTGGCAGGTCCGGAATCTCTGCGTCGCGCTATCGAAGGCATGTCTGCTGCCGAACTGGATGCCGCACCGATTCCCGGTAAATGGTCCACGCGACAGGTAATCTGTCACATTGCTGATTTTGAGCCGGTTTACGCCGATCGAATGAAATGGATCATTGCAGAAGATCAACCGCCGCTGCCTGGCGCCGATCACAATCTGTTTGCAGAACGTCTGGCATATGACCAGCGGGATATGGAAGAGGAACTGCAGTTAATTACGGTCGTGCGTCAGAACATGTCCAGAATTCTGAAAACCCTCAATGAAGAACATTTCCAGCGAACGGGACTGCATTCGCATGATGGCGAAGTGAGTGTCGCCAATTTATTGGAGCGAATCACTCACCACATTCCCCATCATATTCAGATGATCCAGGAAAAACGTGATGCTCTGCAGGTCTGA